The following proteins come from a genomic window of Trifolium pratense cultivar HEN17-A07 linkage group LG4, ARS_RC_1.1, whole genome shotgun sequence:
- the LOC123919440 gene encoding transcription factor ICE1-like gives MTSQLIKICSKRKGNYLHQRDRKRKHKKEKIMVSREQKRAALHEKLQLLRSVTNSHALNDTSIVIDASKYIENLKEKVERLNEEIASAESSSVHNPLPMVTVETLEKGFLINVFSAKSSQGMLVSILEAIEEMRLTVLEARVSCTDTFRFQAVGGENEEQGETIDAQAVKQAVGQAIKNWTESTDQV, from the exons ATGACCTCACAACTCATCAAAATTTGTAGCAAAAGAAAAGGCAATTACTTGCACCAAAGAGATAGAaagagaaaacacaaaaaagaaaaaattatggtTTCTAGGGAGCAAAAGAGAGCAGCACTGCATGAGAAGCTGCAACTTCTTCGTTCTGTTACTAACTCTCATGCT CTAAATGATACCTCGATCGTAATCGATGCATCGAAGTATATCGAAAATCTAAAGGAAAAGGTTGAAAGATTGAATGAAGAAATAGCATCTGCAGAAAGTTCAAGTGTTCATAACCCATTGCCAATG GTTACGGTGGAAACCCTAGAAAAAGGATTTCTTATAAACGTTTTTTCAGCAAAAAGCAGTCAGGGTATGCTTGTTTCAATACTTGAAGCTATTGAAGAGATGAGACTTACGGTTCTAGAAGCTAGGGTTTCTTGTACAGACACTTTTCGATTCCAAGCTGTTGGAGGAGAG AATGAAGAACAAGGTGAGACTATTGATGCACAAGCTGTGAAACAAGCAGTGGGACAAGCAATAAAAAATTGGACTGAAAGTACCGATCAAGTGTAa